The following are encoded together in the Adhaeribacter arboris genome:
- a CDS encoding alginate lyase family protein, protein MGVLQQSYRIRLASNTIARIIEAVANMTASPKSGNAPLVVAFDGTGSSGTNNADLKEYQWDFGDGVTATTTTPTTTHTYTVVATRKASLVVKDIYNIVSDPFYLTINVGGTQPPEEEYSTFTLDLADMALKYKRLKETTASPPTASYPEYVTALAALKARIGNNSPKVSTLSSNTLTRINYNLTLKPDTYNNSAINYGLSTTKRNAYTLPPYWWPRRVNTTTGTYDSSKSYNEAGAIVGNGEPYVKRDGIVNPETSIYKDAGYIQQIAADVLTLGVYFYYSSDQSYANKAVALLKSFFTSTTTGMMPHSKFIEVIKGNVDWKGYGSSSGFVATEVLTDIADSFQLLRIRGASALDDVFETAMLQWITDFWGYMTKEFTSKPATTDVENYIHWKKLWDPTSSSGIYYNYNNIRTLYTLQVCTFAVLTGKKQWAIDHINKYVKDVGSTKGLISRQFEVVTRTGTNGVSETFCDQPLELSRTRPWTYSCKNLTGWLQLCQLAQYLGMDLANYVSPGGSSIKKAINGMLFYTENTSVFPKLDNGKPISDPVLYDLFDSRARLASGLWPNDAALQTRIKNI, encoded by the coding sequence ATGGGAGTATTGCAGCAAAGTTACCGGATCCGGTTAGCCTCCAACACCATTGCCCGGATTATCGAAGCCGTAGCCAACATGACGGCTTCGCCTAAATCGGGCAATGCTCCGCTGGTGGTAGCTTTTGATGGCACAGGTAGTTCCGGAACCAATAATGCGGACCTCAAAGAATACCAATGGGATTTCGGTGATGGTGTAACGGCTACCACTACTACCCCGACCACCACGCATACCTATACGGTGGTGGCCACCAGGAAGGCTAGTTTAGTGGTTAAAGATATTTATAACATTGTTTCCGACCCATTTTATTTAACCATAAACGTGGGGGGTACCCAACCACCGGAAGAAGAATATTCTACTTTCACGTTGGATCTGGCGGATATGGCTTTGAAATATAAGCGCCTGAAAGAAACCACCGCTAGCCCACCAACGGCTAGTTATCCGGAATACGTTACTGCCTTAGCGGCTTTAAAAGCACGAATTGGCAACAACAGCCCCAAGGTGAGTACGCTCAGCTCAAATACCTTAACCCGGATAAATTATAATCTAACCTTAAAGCCGGACACCTACAATAATTCAGCTATTAACTATGGTCTGAGTACCACCAAGCGCAACGCCTATACGTTGCCGCCTTATTGGTGGCCACGCCGGGTAAATACTACTACGGGTACCTACGACTCATCCAAATCTTACAATGAAGCGGGAGCTATTGTGGGCAACGGAGAACCTTATGTAAAGAGAGATGGCATTGTAAATCCCGAAACGAGCATTTATAAAGATGCCGGCTACATTCAACAAATAGCCGCCGATGTTTTAACTTTAGGGGTTTATTTTTACTATTCCAGCGATCAATCTTACGCCAATAAGGCGGTGGCTCTGTTAAAATCCTTTTTTACCAGTACCACGACCGGCATGATGCCGCATTCTAAATTTATCGAGGTAATAAAGGGAAATGTTGATTGGAAAGGTTACGGCTCCAGTTCCGGCTTTGTGGCCACCGAAGTACTGACCGACATCGCGGATAGCTTCCAATTACTGCGGATTCGCGGAGCTTCCGCCCTCGACGATGTTTTTGAAACGGCCATGTTGCAGTGGATTACCGATTTCTGGGGCTATATGACCAAAGAATTTACTTCTAAACCCGCTACTACGGACGTAGAAAATTACATCCACTGGAAAAAACTGTGGGATCCTACTTCCTCCTCGGGTATTTATTACAACTATAATAACATTCGTACCCTGTATACTTTACAAGTTTGCACGTTTGCGGTTCTTACCGGGAAAAAACAATGGGCCATTGACCACATAAACAAGTACGTGAAAGATGTAGGCTCCACCAAAGGGTTGATCTCGCGGCAATTTGAGGTCGTTACCCGGACCGGAACCAATGGGGTGAGCGAAACCTTTTGTGACCAACCTTTAGAACTTAGCCGAACCCGGCCCTGGACGTATAGTTGTAAAAATTTAACCGGTTGGTTGCAATTATGCCAATTAGCGCAATACTTAGGCATGGACCTGGCGAACTACGTTTCACCTGGTGGATCTTCGATTAAAAAGGCCATCAACGGAATGTTGTTTTATACCGAAAACACTTCGGTATTTCCCAAACTGGACAATGGCAAGCCGATCAGTGATCCGGTGCTGTACGACTTGTTTGATTCGCGTGCCCGATTGGCCTCCGGATTGTGGCCCAATGATGCCGCCTTACAAACCCGGATAAAAAATATTTAA
- a CDS encoding S49 family peptidase, with amino-acid sequence MQVNRILSAVLSQPWLIDPLAAEGLLPLVLKMLEQGPTAQLEEEPKDKKKKGWQYEVALVGHASAGRASLMSYSSYDDAPAGSIAVTTVSGSMMRNDYCGSPGTSTLGQRIKEADAHPNIGAHLVRFNTPGGTVDGTEAFASIIQQTQKPLVAFAESMCSAGYWSGSGANLIVAAGKTAGVGSIGTMISLASFEEYYKKIGIATHNIRATKSKDKNEGYYQALEGKYDKLRTESLDPINEAFMAAVQENRGDKLNLKKEDVLTGKVYYGQSIVDVGLADEIGNFDYAVRRAQELAQEHSSSNQSTIHNQEMSLFSKNKFPKLSALAGKKTEDITAEEFDAVNEELEAAGIDTAGFITAAQLTTFETGLSDATRLQTENNTLTAANTKLTADLATANSEVTRLGALDGAASTGSAKAGTEMEEEAAEDENQKAIDALPHNQALANNPAFN; translated from the coding sequence ATGCAAGTCAACCGCATACTTTCCGCTGTCCTCTCCCAACCCTGGCTGATAGACCCCCTCGCCGCCGAAGGATTACTGCCCCTGGTTTTAAAAATGCTGGAGCAGGGCCCTACGGCTCAGCTGGAGGAGGAGCCCAAAGACAAGAAGAAAAAAGGATGGCAATACGAGGTAGCCTTAGTCGGGCATGCCTCGGCCGGCCGGGCCAGTTTGATGAGCTACAGCAGCTACGACGATGCGCCGGCAGGATCCATTGCAGTAACGACGGTTTCCGGTTCGATGATGCGCAACGATTACTGCGGTTCTCCTGGTACCAGCACGCTGGGCCAGCGCATTAAGGAAGCGGATGCTCACCCGAATATTGGCGCTCATCTGGTGCGATTCAATACGCCGGGTGGTACCGTGGATGGTACCGAAGCTTTTGCTTCCATCATCCAGCAAACGCAAAAACCCTTGGTAGCCTTTGCTGAATCCATGTGTTCGGCTGGTTACTGGTCCGGATCCGGCGCCAATCTAATTGTGGCAGCCGGTAAAACGGCCGGGGTCGGCAGCATTGGTACCATGATCTCCTTGGCTAGCTTCGAAGAATATTATAAGAAGATCGGCATTGCCACGCATAATATTCGCGCTACCAAGTCCAAAGATAAAAATGAAGGCTACTACCAGGCCTTAGAAGGCAAGTACGATAAGCTCCGGACCGAAAGCCTGGATCCGATTAATGAAGCCTTTATGGCCGCCGTCCAAGAAAACCGGGGCGATAAATTAAATCTTAAGAAAGAAGATGTCCTAACGGGCAAAGTGTATTACGGTCAAAGTATCGTGGATGTCGGCTTGGCCGATGAAATCGGAAACTTTGATTACGCCGTTCGCCGGGCGCAGGAACTCGCCCAGGAACACTCCTCCAGCAATCAATCCACCATCCATAACCAAGAAATGAGCTTATTTTCTAAAAACAAATTTCCGAAGCTGAGCGCTCTGGCCGGCAAAAAAACGGAAGACATCACCGCCGAAGAATTCGATGCGGTGAACGAAGAGCTGGAAGCTGCCGGCATCGATACAGCCGGTTTTATTACTGCCGCGCAGTTGACCACTTTTGAAACGGGCTTAAGTGACGCCACTCGGTTACAAACCGAGAACAACACTTTAACAGCCGCCAACACCAAACTTACGGCTGACTTAGCTACCGCGAATTCCGAAGTTACTCGCTTAGGTGCGCTCGATGGCGCTGCTTCAACAGGATCTGCGAAAGCCGGTACGGAGATGGAAGAAGAAGCCGCCGAGGATGAAAACCAAAAAGCCATCGATGCACTGCCGCACAACCAGGCGCTGGCCAATAACCCTGCCTTTAATTAA